The DNA sequence GTTTCGGATCTCAGGCCGATCATTCTttcgaatttcttcttcaagatCATCTCCAAAGTTATGGCGGTCAGGCTCAACAGAGTTGCTTCTGAGATTGTCTCCCAGAATCAATTTGGCTTTATCAGCGGTCGGTCCATCCACGAGTGCATCATGCTCGGTTCTGAAGGCTTTAACTGCATGAATCGCACCAATCGCAGCGCAAACATGGCTTGCAAAATTGATATCAAGAAGGCCTTTGACACCATGAGTTGGGACTTCATTCTCAAAGTCTTTCGTGTTTTGGGTTTCCATGAAAGATTTATCCAGTGGCTCTCCATCATCTTTAGCTCTGCTAGAatttccattttatataatgGGCATCTCAGTGGCTATTTTGCTTGCACCAGAGGGGTCAGACAAGGAGATCCTTTTTCTCCTATTATTTTTGGTATAGCCGAAGATCTGCTTAGTCACTTGATTTTGAACTGTGTTGCTGCGCGGCGCCTTACTCCGATGAGTTTCAGTAGATCGATGTTATTTCCTACGCATCTTTTGTACGCGGATGACATTCTCATCTTTTGTAGGGCCTCCACTCGTAATGCCAAAACGATAAAACACATTCTGGAGTACTATGGTGAGCTGTCAGGGCAAGTTTGTAGCTTGGAGAAATCACGCATTTATTTTGCGAAAGGGGTCTCTACTTCTATGAAGCGTGGGATTAATCATGTTTTGAGTTTCACTCAAGGAAGCGATTGTATTACTTATCTGGGAGCGCCTTTGTTTGTGGGGAAGCCGAGGGCCTTTCATCTCACTAGCATCAAAGATAGAATTGTTCAAAAGTTCTCTAGATGGGCTGGTTTGCACTTTTCAATGGCCGGACGGATTTGTCTTGTGAATTCGGTCATTCAGAGCTCTTTAACTCACACCATGATGGTCTACAGCTGGCCGAAGTCCCTTCTCCATGAGATTGATCGAAAGTGTAGGAACTTTATTTGGACGGGGAATACTGAACAAAAGCCCTCTTGTTCAGTGAAGTGGAGCAGATGCTGTGCTATTAAAGAGGAGGGTGGCTTGGGGATTCACTCGTTTACTTTAATGAACAAGAGTTATCTCATGAAGCTGGCGTGGAATATGATCAAAGGTAATTCTTTTGCTCACAAGGTTTTATGTTCTCGCTATCTTAAACCTCATGGCTATGCTAAAGAGAATGTGGCGAACTCTTCGGTTTGGATCGGTGTGAAACATGAGATTAATGATTTGGTGGATGATTCATATGCCGTGGTGGGAAATGGAATGCTTACACGTTTTTGGCTTGATGATTGGCTAGGGTACAGGATTAGTGACAAACTTGGAATCCCACCTTTCTTATGGGGTTTTCTGCAACACTCTATTTCTGATTACTTTTTTGATGGCTGTTGGCATTTTTCTGCCAACTTCGTTGAAAATTTTCCGGATATTGTATGTGATATTCTTCTCACTCCTTTGAGTAATGCGAATGACGAGCGTTTTTGGAAGCCATCGTTGCGCGGGGATGTCACTTCTTCTCTGGCCTTTGCCAATATTTCGAATAGATATCCCAAAGTGGTTTGGGGAAAGTGGATTTGGGATCCGGCGGTACCTATACGCCGCTCACTCACCTGCTGGCGCCTCATTCATGGGAGGCTTCCCACGACTGACTGTCTGATTAGACAGGGACTTATTGCCCCCAATGCTTGCCCTATCTGTCTCTTTACTGCGGAGTCTATCAATCATATTTTCTGGGATTGCACGAAGGTGATGCCGATTTGGGCAACTTTTCTGGGTTGGTTCCGCCAGTCCGATATGTTAGAGTGTCCGGACATTCATAGCTTTTTGGTTAGGGCGTGGAACGCGACCTTTAGCTCTTTACTGCAGAGATTGTGGAAGATTGGTATTCTCAACGTTATTTGGATGATATGGACCAGCAGGAATGCCTGCATTTTCGATGATCAGAAGTTTAATGGAACTAAGATTATTAGCTTCATCATGACTGTTTTCAAGGACGCAGATGCGTCGCCTTTGAAGCTAGGGTTTATGGCCAATGAGTGGAGCGATTAGCTCACTTTACGTTCCATTGGGGTCTCTTCTCGGCCTGCACCTCCTCCGGAGTATGTTTCTGTGCATTGGTGGCCGCCAGATATTGGTTGGATTAAGGTGAACACTGACGGCTCTGCATCCGGTTCCCCGGGATTAATTGCTGGTGGTGGGGTGTTCAGGGATCACACTGCTATGGTCCAAGGCTGTTTTCACACTAAAGGAGGATCGGGCTTTGCTTTTGAGGCTGAGTTACTTGCGGCAATCACAGCCATTGCTATCGCTTACAATCGTGGATGGCGCAAGCTTTGGCTCGAGGCGGACTCTTTGTATGTGGTTGGTCTTCTTCAGCAACGTTCGATGGAGATTCCCTGGCGTTTCATCAACTATTGGAAGGAGACGTTAGCTCGTCTGCGGGAAATCACTTTTCGCGTTTCACATATCTATCGGGAAGGGAACGCAGTGGCGGATCTTATGGCAAATCCTGCTAGACAAGAGGGATCTTGGAATTATGGAATTGCGGTCATTGAGGATGCGGTCATCCGAGACATTGCTAGCCACAGTCATATTCGTCGCGTTTAAGCCGTGGGTGCTGTTGTTTTTCTGGTGTGGAGCTTTGATGTTTTCCTGGTGTCGAACTTTTTGGCCTCGTTCTTGTGGCTGTCTGGGCACCGTGGCTGCCTTGGCCTCTCCGGGCTGTTATTTGTTTGTTTGGTGTCCTGTTTTTGAGCCGGAATTACTTGGGAACGATGGTCAGGCCGGAGTTCCTGAAGTAATTCTTCCCGCTCGTCTTCACGCTTTGTtgagcactctttttcctttttatgacGTCCTtgtaaaaaggttttaacgaggctcgaccCATAGTTGGCTTCTCTGTGCCTTCATGGGTtcgttttctttttctatttataaaataccgccttttatatatatatttatttgtattaacatatctactactactatttttaattaaatattatattagatttcatttactatatattaaacATCAAAATGGctcattgaaaaattattaattggagAATCAGTATTGatactatttaaaaaaaatgaactgcttaattttataatagcacatctatttaaatttaaaaagatcatgtatattatttaaaaatgaatGACAATTATATCATGTTCAACCCCCGTTTTTCCACTAatcgattgataaaaaaaataaaaaaaattgtttgtaaagcaacacaaattaaaatttaaatgcatataaagataaatattgtcatatttattcaaattacttGGCACATATAAACTTACGACTCATCAATAACACCATTATTGAaataataatctatatataatactccctccgtcccaacgaaagcggtgctCTTCTTTTCGCCACggaatttaaggagaataagattgtagtgtaaaaatgtgtaaaggtgtgtggggccacattgtttgtagtgtaaaattattaccaaaaaaaaaatgcaccactttcgttgggacgatttaaaaagaaatacgcaccactttcattgggacggagagagtataaaagaggagtttgtttacctccaatttttctctctcctcataaaCTTTCCCTTCAAATtttatatatcttttttttattctttttaaaaaatcattaatttctattataaaaataatgcaaatggatgttaaattaaagattgtaaaaagatctttaatttgatataaaaattataaaaaataaaattgagattATTAAGTTATGAttgattaaaatattaaaatcaatttttgttcGCTCTCATTTATCTATAATGTTGAATATTGTACTCTATTTTCATTGTATTTTCGTTTATTGGTGACAAACATAagcatatttcatttttttccttttaaaaaagtttacatgatttttaaatataattatttaaactgcaataatttttaatgcaattaaggaggaggaaatttgtattaattttgatatgaatttgtaaataaaatattagttatatattttaaaattagaatttaaaatattatatatattaatttaattatgtgtacaaattatttatttatttatataacaatttaataatatatgatTTGGACTTTTACGagccaaaattattatattaaatgacggcTATTAATTTAGTTATATTGATGCTTTAGTGTAATCGtaacccgtgcatcgcacgggagagcGTACTAGTATAATAGTAAATCGAAGTTTGCCTACGTAACATTTTACAATTCAATTATTTTCTATTCTCCTttactttcattttttcacaagAAACATCTCTTATCTtatattgatttttaatcaaactctATATTGACTAAAGGctatataaatatttgtgtAGTATCTCATGGTTTATATATTTTCACCATCaattactatattataataaCTTTTAGGTGACaagaataatttaaaataatttagattATTATTAAGACCGATTtctatattataataattgatATTAATAAATTTCAACGAGTTTGGATTATTTGTGATATTAGCTAGCTATATACGTTTAGGACACCACAAGTACTAAAATCATCTTTAAACTGAGTTTTGGATATATAAGGCtatatataagttttaaatGAGTGCAATCGTTAATTAATCAATAAGCCTATGTggaattttcaccattttttaatgttcttatttAACTAGTGTTGTCTAGCCCATTCAGAATGTAGTTGCGACACTGAAAGTCGCTGTGATGCCATGCATCATATGCGATACGCACTTGCGGATCAATTTCGTCTTCCCCCACTGTTGGAGGAGACTCATTCAGAAAACGAGTCATATTCAAAGTAGTAAGATAGAAAAGCATCTTTGATTGCCAACGTTTAAATTCAGAACCTGAGATTTTTCTAGCTTTTGGGCAGGTGCTGGAGCATTTGGAACGTTGACCGGAACAGTTGgaatgttgttgttgttggtgttgCTTCCTGTCGCCATCTTTCCACACCAATTTTCACTTACGATTGCTATTTTGGGAGTGTAGAAAATAAATGACGATAAATGGAAAAAGATGCAGAACCGAGGCTAGATTAAatctctctccgtaaggcaaaattacttccgctctgtgctcgcagatctacagtaattgccctccaagatacaacggtttatGGATGATAGACGAGTCCTTAGTACTAGGAGATCGCTATCCGGTCGAACGGCTTGATACTCGGGACTgagtatgtaaactaaactaatatgacaaGTTGATTATTTGAATTCGTTAgtgtgtttaatctcattctggagggccctatttatagtgttCCAGGGGTTTCCTTGAATGGACGTGACTTTTCAGTCCGAAGAGGTGCACCCTTCTTGTTCGAAGAGATGTGTCTCTTCTGTCTGAAGGGGTGtactgtttgggcaaacaggtggtccgaaccatcGTGTCTTTTCGGTCCTTAACCGCCGCCACGTgcactgtttgggcaaacaagtGGACCGAACAGTGGCTATCTTTatgcattaattactcattcaattctttttagatttgaacaagtaaatataccaaattaatctactcaacatgtagattccaaaaatactttttaattccattaattacaaagtaattatgaCATTAAATAAGCTATTTATTCCAACATAAATTGCACGAAGGGTGTGACTCAAAAATCAAGATACAAGGTTGGAAATGGACGAGGGGtgcaaaagaaaaaatgaataaacttatttcaaatatttattaactAGATTTTTATTGGAActcctccctatatatatatatatatatatatatatatatatatatataagtgaatTACGGTAATACAAGTGCCCATCTTTTTGATAGTAAAATACTTCTTCGAATATACAATCTAATTTTTCTACCTAATTATCTATAGCATGTGCATTATTTAGAGtatcaatttgaatttataatttgagaATATGGATAtacatataaaatcaaataaaagaccATTCAAATTTAGTTTTGATAATTGCTCGttagtttttataatatattagtggatttatttgaattttttgaatGAGTTAATGTGTAAGTGAGATAGTGGGGTGAATGAGAttagggctgtctaattggttatcggattttgcactacaagaaactgggcgattagcgacggaattttccgtcgctattttCAATCACCGACGGAAGGCCGACGGAGGTCGTCTGTCGCCGTAAAACCGGTCGCTAAACCGAATACCGACGGAATTTAAGTCCGTCACTAAGTTACCGACCGAAATAACGACGGCGCGACCGTCGGCGGAAAAACGACGACGAAGGCGTCGTCAGTCAATAGCGACGGAAATAGCGACTgaaattccgtcgctattttttttttgaaaaataataaaaatacatatatatatatatatatatatatatttaatatcatTCTAGCATTATTCTCcacaagtattttggtatttctaatgtattttgaacttaattgcatacgttaagacgaacttcccagtgggtcacccatcttagttgtgctctaattcaagcacgcttaaccttgaagttcttttcgagtggtcaccagtacagaacacgcgtattattgatataactatcacctattaatttatttaaactctattttaatatacaatatcatttattcatgaCCTTAGAATATGCTGAAgtcatatctaagacttgtggtgccgacgaaagaatgacgctaaatatacgatcgaatttaaaataaaaaaaatattaatattatagttagttaaaatatatatatatatatattattgttgaaaataacaataaatttaaaatattcttaataatttaaaaataagaataaattagaatattaattaaaaaaaattaataatatttttaaaaaaataaaaataacaaaaaaaaattaaaaattaaaaaaaaaatatatttagcgACAGAatattttccgtcgctatttttttacgaaaaataatataaatatatatttttttaaaaaaaattaaaaaaaaatcatatttagcGACGAAAAATATTCCGTAGCTATTTCCGtcgataaatttaaaaaaaatgttaaaaaataaacgaaaaataataaataatatttaacgacggattattttccgtcgttaataattccgtcgctatttccgtcggtaaattttaaaaaatgataaaaaaataaatgaaaaataatgaataatatttaacgacggtaatccgtcggtaaaattttgaaaatatcttCGTCGGAATTCCGTCGCTGTTCCGTCGGTGATTACCAACGGATTATTTTTcgtcggtaattccgtcggtgtccgatatgtttttttgtagtgttggataatCCGTTAATCGAACCAAAATTCCCgagtttgggtatccaataatcaaattttttggttatcggttcgatttcgggtatcatttttagaaaaattttgGGTATCGGTTAACCTGATAACAAAAACGGGTTAACTGAAATAaccaaaaattatttaataatttatttaatatatattatatggagtatattttaattattaattcattaatttatttatttttattagaaaaaatCGATTCttaggtaaaataaaattatgatatatttaaagtataagaatGAGTTTTAGTCTAGTGGATAAGTTGTTTTGTGTATTTTCTGTAAACTAGGATTCAAATCCTTtatctagcaaattatttgaattttaattttttaaatgggtattttggatacccaaataatcgaatcgggtaaccgaacacctaaaacAGTTCggaaacggttagtgaaatatgacaatttcaggttcgggtaaccgaacccgaaccgatcgacagccctaagtgggatataatttatttgtaaccttcatgttgaatatattttcaaaattgtcaTTCAAATTGATTCCTTTTTTAATATACTACTAGCATTTTAACTCGTGCAacacacgaaaaatatttttatattttattatatataaaattgatattaatttgattattatataaaaattctaaatataattaaaaatgctataatttaagataaatatattttagcttactataaaaataataaagaataattcatattaataaaaattgatattgtaaaataagaaaacaatataagttagaagataattgaaaaaaaaaaatagatttattcaaaaaaaagaggagagaggagagagaattttcttaagttttaatctttaaataaatataatttttatattttaaatctaatatttacataacatatatcaaattaaagctcttgtcatgatctttaatttgatatgcatataaaatattttataattagtcgaatttcacaattttaaaaaagaaataaaatagaaaagtaagaaattaaagaaaaaaaaagaagatgtatagcttataaataaacgttcaattttattctaactacaaaattgccactcaattttaaaattgatttgaaatcaatttcaaattaaaaaccccctttttaatatagtgtaTTGATAGATATCcgtccatttaaaaaaaaaaaaaaaaaaaaaaaaaaaactaatattcGAATACCTCCAAAAAAAACTAATATCCgaataaaatgaaaaactgAACTTACTGAGtacttttatctttttctttggcaggaattattaactaattagTTACAAAATAATAGCTTTTCAAAAACTAATATccgaagaaaaagaaaattttgacCGAGTAGTTTTTCTTTTAtagtagtattttatttatattttacatcTTTTATCTTTTACTATATATTCTATAAGTGAAGCTCTTCTTTCTCACTTTTGTACCTTACTTCAGATCTAATCTCTCTTTCTTCGCATTAAATCTCACCGCCGATTAAGGATGATGGCCAGAAGAGCTGTTGTTTCTGCAATTGATCTCATTCATCGAAGAGGATTTCTCAATCGATGGTCGCAGAAATCGGGTATTCTCTCTCCtctgttctctctcttctcttccgaGGCTTTTCAACCTAAGCGGTCTAGAATCGATTTCAGTTGTGTTAAAGAAGTAGACGATGTTAttcaattgtttcaaaaaataaagagtTTGCGGCAAGAGCCTTCTGTTCTCCTGTATAACAAACTCATGAGTGTTAGTGTAACGATTGAGCAGTATTATATTGCCCTTGATGTGTTCGATGAAATGCTCAGGATGGGTGTCCCAGTTAATAATTACACAAGGAATATTGCTGTCAACTGCTGTTGTCTCTTGAAAGATATATACTCAGCTTTTTCTATAATGGGATTCTTTCTCAAGGGAGGTTACGGACCAGATACTGTGACATACGGCACTCTCATAAAAGGGTTATTCTTAGTTAATAAGGAGGCTGAAGCCGTGAAACTGTTCGAAAAGATTTTGGATTTAAAACTTTGTGAGCCCAGTAATGTTATGATTCTGCACGTGATTGATGGGCTGTGCAAAACTGGACAGGTCATTGAAGCTCATGATTGGCTTCATAGATTAGAAAGTAGTGGGTGGAGTCCCAACGTTGACACTTATAATGCACTAATTGATGGATTTTGCAAGGGCGGAATGGTGGACAATGCCTTCAAGGTTCTAACCAAAATGGTTGGGAAGGGTGTTTTACCTGACGTCGTCACTTATAGTTCCATGATTAATGCATACTGTAAGCAAGAAAAGATGGAAGAGGCTGAAAATATGTTGGAAATAATGACGCAACAAAATATTTGTCCCGATGTCTTTACTTATTCTTCGCTTATTGAAGGGCTGTGCCTGAAGGGTGAAATCGAAAGAGCGAAACAGTTACTTGATTCCATGGTAGAGAGGGGCCTTAAACCCAATATTGTTAACTATAGCACCTTGCTAAATGGATATTGTAAGAAGGGAAGCGTGGATGAAGCTTGGcttatttttcttgaaatttcCGGTAAAGGTCTCGAGCATAATGTGCAAACATATAGTACATTATTGGATGGGTTGTTGAAGCGTGGGATGGTTGATGAAGCTCTGCTTCTGCTGTCCAAGATGGTGGAGAAGGGCATCTCGCCTGATGTTGTCACATGCAACATATTGATAGATGGGTATTGTTCGCAGGGCGAGATGGTTAGAGCCAGAGAGCTCTTCGATTCAATGGAAAGGACGGGGATCAAGTACGATATATTCACCTATAATATCTTGATTAAGGGATACTGTAAGACGGGAAATCTTGATGAAGCTTTGCATTTCTTTGATGAAATCTCGCATGTGGGTCTCAAACAGTCGACCGTGTCATACACCACGATGATGCACGGGCTAATACGCCAAAGTAGTTTTTCAGACGGGTTGAAGCTTTTCCACGATATGGAAGCTCAGAATCTACATCCAAATCTCTACACCTACAACATCTTGTTGGATGGCTTGTGTCGGATCCGTCGGATCGATGAGGCATTTGCGGTTTTGACGATGATGGAGGCGAGAGGCGTGAAACCTGATATCGTATCGTATGGTGTTCTGATCAACAGCTTATGCAAGGGCGGAAGACTTGATGATGCTACGAGGCTCTTCAACCATCTCCCTTCCAAGGGCTTGAAACCTAGCGCACATACCTACAACATGATGCTCGACTCCCTCTACCATGAAGGGCGCGAAGGGGAGGCGAGGATGTTGATGATGGAGATGGAGAGGAGCGGCTGCGCGCCTAATTTCGTGACGTTCAATATTATTGTGTGGAATCTGGTGAAGAGCAAAAAGTTCCATGAGGCGATTGCTTTCTTGGAGGAGATGTGCAGGAGAGGATTTGATGTGAATTCGGAGATCATTTCTGCTTTGCTTCAGGAACTTAGAATAAGAGAAGGTAAAGATGAGAAATTGCAAGAGATTCTTAAGAAAGTTTGTGCTCAAAATCGACAAGTGAATGTTCTATTTTGAGGTATGAATACTTGACTGAAGTTACATTTGATTCTATTCATCTTCTTGTTATAACCTTTGTTGTTGTCGTTCGAGTTGAATGCAGTAATCtttatgctctctctctctctctctctaaccatTGTTGTTGTTTTCAGTTTGTGTGGTGgtatttcacaaaaaaattaaattttaaaaaagatgATTTTAGTGTGAAAGATCACCACTTTCTCAACTCGAACATCCAGTGTTCCTGTTTACTGTTGAAAGTAGATTCAGCTGAACTGTTTCCTGTTTCGTTGCCATCCTTTTACGCAGTATAATTTATCACGTCAGATTTTTACTTGTCAAGAAGTGATTCATAGAATGCTAAGAGTGATATATACTTGACGGGAGTTCCACCATCGGGTGGTCTTGCTGCACTGTGTCTTGTGCTAGTATGGATCCATCTGCTTTGAGTTTCTCGTCTTGTTGTTATTTTGCAAGCATTTTCATGTGGTGAATTAACTTCGTGTTGTCTGATTTCGCTGTTTTCCATCAGCCATTTCCGCTACTTGGAAGAGTAGCCTTTTGATTTTCACATTTGCTagaattgtattttattttggaacgACTTTAGTCCTTGATTATACCAGAAGATCATACATTCAACTCTCAGATCATCTCTAGATTCATCTCGAGGGCCAGAGATGAGACGAGATGAGACGAGGAGGAAGGAGGATGCCATTGTCTTGGGATTTTGGTGAAGGAGATGAGAGATGggaatgttttattttaaagaattgGTGATGATGGAAGGTTGGATTTGGAAGGGGTTTTGTATGCATGCTTTCTAAGTGAGTGAAAGTGATAAATGCATATTCAAATTTTCTAAAAGTTGAGTCCATGTACTTGACTACTTGACTACTTTCATTATTTGGTAGCAGAAGAACTGGGTTTTGCTAGATTCATGTGCTCTCTGTGATTAAGTTGGaccttttttaattaatgtgaaTTGGAAGATTATTGTGAATTGATGCGTGAAATGTTTGACGAGTGAATTCCTAGGTAGCTAAAACATCTGACTTATATATGTTGGGgaaatggaaaaaaagaaatgaatagttttgagttttttaatatgtgtttgtttttgtttggttCCAGAATGGGAATGGACTTATTTTGTCCATACAAACATTTGGAAAATTTATATTTGGGCATCATTTATGCTTTGCTTGATGCAATGTTTGAAAATACGTTTTGTGAAACGAAACGTTTTTCGTCCGCCTCACGAAACGTAAGTTTCAAAACGGTGTGAGGCGTAAAAAAAAAACGGAAATcatataaaaatagataaattataccTAATATCATAAAACACTTAAAAACATAGCAAACATTGCAAAACACATAAAAACCTAACAAATATTCCAAAACTCATAAGTTCTAAActactaataagtcattaagtctttaaaatcttaaattaaaatcGAAAAAATCATCAAATGTCCAAGAAGTGTAAAGTATCCCCATCTCCATCTgcatgataaaaaataataaaataaattaaatgcacataactgtaataaaataaagaatttaataaataaagatGGTTTTTTCGAAAGTTCATAATCTGCCTGGATTACTTAGAATAGAAGAAGGTAAAGATGAGAAATTGCAAGAGATTGTTAAGAAAGTTTGTGCTCAAAATTGAGAGAGGTATATTACAAGGTAATTTTTCTTTTGGCATTGTAAATGCAAATGCTTTTGTACGTTTACAAAAAAATGTTGTGTATGTTTGCATTTGCTGCTAGTATTCTTGGAGATGTTTACAACTTGACTTGAATTGACGTTTAACTATCGGTAGGGAAAGCAACACTGCTCTTGCAGTTCGCCTCCGTGGTTTTCGTATTGTTGGGAGAAATGTGTTTAGGAGTTGAAGTTTATTTGTGTTGCTAATCTTCACGAGGAGTAGCTCTACTTATAACTGTCTTTTTTTTCAAGACCGTAAAATGCATGATGTTTTGTTAGGCAATTTTGATTTGCAGAATAAGTAGTTTTCTGCTGAATTTGTGGTTAGATGAGTAATATGTTTGgtgaattttcttttcatcttcttctttgtCTCTTTTTCTTCATAAATTATGTTAACTAACTAAATATGTGTATTTTATCATAAATCAATTGGACAATCTATATTGTATAAGGTTGTTTTCTAGGGTTGATTAATTCAAGTAGCCAATTTTTTATTGCTTT is a window from the Salvia miltiorrhiza cultivar Shanhuang (shh) unplaced genomic scaffold, IMPLAD_Smil_shh original_scaffold_419_1, whole genome shotgun sequence genome containing:
- the LOC131004518 gene encoding pentatricopeptide repeat-containing protein At1g62680, mitochondrial-like — its product is MMARRAVVSAIDLIHRRGFLNRWSQKSGILSPLFSLFSSEAFQPKRSRIDFSCVKEVDDVIQLFQKIKSLRQEPSVLLYNKLMSVSVTIEQYYIALDVFDEMLRMGVPVNNYTRNIAVNCCCLLKDIYSAFSIMGFFLKGGYGPDTVTYGTLIKGLFLVNKEAEAVKLFEKILDLKLCEPSNVMILHVIDGLCKTGQVIEAHDWLHRLESSGWSPNVDTYNALIDGFCKGGMVDNAFKVLTKMVGKGVLPDVVTYSSMINAYCKQEKMEEAENMLEIMTQQNICPDVFTYSSLIEGLCLKGEIERAKQLLDSMVERGLKPNIVNYSTLLNGYCKKGSVDEAWLIFLEISGKGLEHNVQTYSTLLDGLLKRGMVDEALLLLSKMVEKGISPDVVTCNILIDGYCSQGEMVRARELFDSMERTGIKYDIFTYNILIKGYCKTGNLDEALHFFDEISHVGLKQSTVSYTTMMHGLIRQSSFSDGLKLFHDMEAQNLHPNLYTYNILLDGLCRIRRIDEAFAVLTMMEARGVKPDIVSYGVLINSLCKGGRLDDATRLFNHLPSKGLKPSAHTYNMMLDSLYHEGREGEARMLMMEMERSGCAPNFVTFNIIVWNLVKSKKFHEAIAFLEEMCRRGFDVNSEIISALLQELRIREGKDEKLQEILKKVCAQNRQVNVLF
- the LOC131004553 gene encoding uncharacterized protein LOC131004553 — translated: MNLLVWNVRGLTDESKRLLKEHCRSFSPIILGIVEPKSKFRKIQMNFWHSLNVTPRHQNCRLPRRSNIWFLAQPSVATTIIYSSDQVIISDCSWQNLRFRVAVIHGANDAVFRRQLWADLLNFTDGNTVFIGDFNAVKGAHERLSGVLPSRSSCEDFCRFIDDTGFLEPSASGLQFSWSGRRFFPNHVETLLDRALVSSSFDNLWDSINTHVLPRLTSDHSAIVLQCKPRLAPGKRPFRFQHMWVEHPGFLDLVRDSWAVAANIPCPIYTVMLKLKRLKSALREWNKTTFGSLDAKLAEAQEELASVQARISRDGYTDASFDEEITKQDVINTMLTRKNVQLQQQSRIKWLQDGDRNTAFFHKVIRQRKSGLVISHLNIAGAVVYEQSVIESHIVEHFTTLFSQGVASSVDLVDIEANIDLQVNEDHNRGLIEIPSDEEITAAVHGMEASSAPGPDGFSGVFFHRCWDIVKEDIIRAVRCFFLNSYLPNGCNANTLVLIPKVEAVTSVSDLRPIILSNFFFKIISKVMAVRLNRVASEIVSQNQFGFISGRSIHECIMLGSEGFNCMNRTNRSANMACKIDIKKAFDTMSWDFILKVFRVLGFHERFIQWLSIIFSSARISILYNGHLSGYFACTRGVRQGDPFSPIIFGIAEDLLSHLILNCVAARRLTPMSFSRSMLFPTHLLYADDILIFCRASTRNAKTIKHILEYYGELSGQVCSLEKSRIYFAKGVSTSMKRGINHVLSFTQGSDCITYLGAPLFVGKPRAFHLTSIKDRIVQKFSRWAGLHFSMAGRICLVNSVIQSSLTHTMMVYSWPKSLLHEIDRKCRNFIWTGNTEQKPSCSVKWSRCCAIKEEGGLGIHSFTLMNKSYLMKLAWNMIKGNSFAHKVLCSRYLKPHGYAKENVANSSVWIGVKHEINDLVDDSYAVVGNGMLTRFWLDDWLGYRISDKLGIPPFLWGFLQHSISDYFFDGCWHFSANFVENFPDIVCDILLTPLSNANDERFWKPSLRGDVTSSLAFANISNRYPKVVWGKWIWDPAVPIRRSLTCWRLIHGRLPTTDCLIRQGLIAPNACPICLFTAESINHIFWDCTKVMPIWATFLGWFRQSDMLECPDIHSFLVRAWNATFSSLLQRLWKIGILNVIWMIWTSRNACIFDDQKFNGTKIISFIMTVFKDADASPLKLGFMANEWSD